The DNA sequence CTTCAAAGGCGAGCTGAAAGCCCTCCCGACCGGCTTGGCCGCCCTGGGCGGCAGCATGTGTGGCATCACCATCAGCTACGTTCTGGGCCGCACCACAGGGTATCCGCTGCTGCACAAGTATGGGCGCTATGTGCGCATCTCCCAGAAGGAGATCGATCGAGTTCACGACTTCTACCATCGGACGGGCGGGCTCGCGCTGACGTTCGGCTACTTCATTGCCGGAGTGCGGCATCTGACGGCGTACGTGGCCGGTGCGTCGAAGCTGGAGTGGCCCGTGTTCGCGGCGTTTGCCTATGGCGGCGCACTGTTGTGGGCGAGCACATTCCTGACGCTGGGCTACCTGCTGGGCGACCGGTGGAGCGAGATTCTGGCCGTGGCTCATCGCTTCGGGCTGGCGGCCGGCATCGTGCTGGGCGTGGCGGCGGCTGGCTACGGCTGGTGGTGGTGGAGACGGCGGTCCCGCGGCAATACTAACGGCGCGCCAACCACTTGATGATCGCTTCGGCTTGCGTGAGCGCCACATAGTGGCCGCCATCCTTCACCGGGACGAATTCCGCGTTGGGGATGACGCCGGCCAGATACTCCGAGTTGCGGATGGAGGCGATGCGGTCCTGATCGCCGTGCCAGAGGCGCACGGGTACACGGATGGACTCGAACTCGACGCCCCAGTCGCGGCTCATCAGCAGCAGATCATGAACCAGACCGCTGGTGCCCTGGCGGAATGCCTCAGCCCGATTGATCACCATCATGTCGACGACATCGTCGCGGCTGAGGATCCGGGCGTCGGAGGGCACCTCTTCCCGTGCGTGATCGAGTTCAAACCCGCGAGGGTTCGCCTGGCGCCTGGCGTCCAGTTGCTGCAGGCGGCGGCCCATGAGTCCGGGCAGCCATCCGGCGAGCCGGACCTGGAAGAGCCATGCACGTGGTGCGGCCAGACGCAGTTCCTCGACTCCGAGCGCCGTGATGGGCGCGGCGATGGCTACACGGTCGACGCGGTCGGGTAGATGGGCCGCGATGGCCAGGGCCAGGGGCGCACCGGCCGACCAGCCCATCACACTGAATTTCTCGGCGCCCAGTTGTTCGGCGAGTTCACCCGCATCGTTGGCCCAGTCGACGTAGCTGCCGATGTCGTCGGAGGCGGAGAGGCCCACCCCTGGACGATCGACGCCGATCCACCGGATTCCGAAGCGGCGTAGCATCCGCTCATCCGCGATCATCTCCAGACGAGATCCGAGAAAGCCGTGAAAGTAGAGAACGGGGTAGCCTCCTGCGTCGCCGCGTTCCACGATGCCGATGCGGCGGCCGTCGCGCAGCACGATGGTGCGGCCTGGCGTGCCGGTGTCTCTGGGTTCCGGCAACGGTCCCGGGCCTTTCAGATACCAGCCCGCACCCAAAGCGAGGCACATCGCCACCGCCAACACCACCCACCGGCGTTTCATGAGTGTTTCAATACCTCGCGGGCGCAGTTGTATCCGGGGGCCGCCATGACGCCGCCGCCGGGGTGGGCTCCGGATCCGCAGAGGTACAGCCCGTCGACCGGTGTGCGGTAGCGGGCCCAGCCCGCGACTGGCCGCATCACGAACATCTGCTCGAAGCTCATCTCGCCGTGGAAGATATTACCTCCAGTGAGGCCGAAGCGGCGCTCCAGATCCAGCGGCGTGAGCACCTGCATGTCCACCACGACGTCCCGGATGTTCGGGCAGTATTCGGCGATGAGATCGACGATATGGCTGCCGTAGGGTTCGCGCAACTCGTCCCACGATGTTGTGCCCTGGCCGTTGTCAAAGCCCCCGCCACCGGCGGCCGGTTGTTTCAGCGTGTAGGGTGCGTACTGGAGGAACGCCCCCATGACGTGGTGACCGGACGGTGCCAGGCTGGGGTCGTAGGTCGTCGGTATAGTGAGCTCAATGAGCGGGCGCTGCGACGGCCGGCCGTACTTGGCATCATCCCAGGCCCGTTCCACGTATTCGATGGAGGGGCAGATGTGCATCGTGGCATCGTGCAGCGGCTGCGGCGCACCGGGGTAGCACGAAAACTCGGGCAGGCCCCGCAGCGCGAAGTTGATCTTGAGGGACGTCCCTTCGCAGCGGAACTGCCGGATGGACGCGGCAAACTCGGGTGGCAGCAGGCCGGGATCGAGAATTTCGAGGAACGTGCGCCTGGGATCGAGGTTGGACGCAACCACGGGGGCGTGGTACTCGTCTCCATTCTGGAGCACGACGCCCCGCGCCTTCCCGTGCCGGACAATAATCTGCGCCACCGGTGCGTCGGTCAGGATCGTTGCGCCGTGCTCCCTCGCCGCCGAGGCCAGGGCCTCGGAAACCGCGCCCATGCCGCCGCGGACAAAACCCCACAGCCCACGGTGGCCGGCCACGCCGCCCATGCAGTGGTGCAGCAGGATGTATGCGGTGCCAGGCGACCGGGGGCCACCGTTGGCGCCAATCACGCCATCGGTGGCGAGCGTCACCTTGATCTCGGGCGACTCGAACCACTCATCCAGAAAATCGCTGGCGCTCATCGAGAAGATCTTCACCAGGCCGGTCATCTCGGCAATGGTAAGGCCGCGCAGTCGGCCGGCGATGCGCAGCCAATCGATCAGCGCACCGATTCCATCCGGAGGGAAGGGCGGCGGCGTGGTGAGCAGCAGGCTTTCCACAACCTGGGCGAGCTTCTCCAGATGGGCCTCATAGGCGGCAAAGCGCCGGGCGTCGCGGGGGGAGAATTTCGCGAGTTCGTCGAGTGTCTTTTGGCCATCCTGCCAGAAGAAGAGATGGCGGCCATCGGGAAAGGCGCTGAAGAAGGCAGGATCCTTGGCGTCGACGCGATAGCCGTGGCGCTCCAGTTGCAGGTCGTTGATGACGCGTTCCTGCAGCAGGCTGGTGAGGTAAGAGGCGGTGGAGATTCGGTACCCGGGCCAGATTTCTTCCGTCACCGCGCAGCCGCCGACGAGGCTCCGGCGCTCTAAGACGAGAACTCTCCTGCCCGCCTTGCCAAGGTAGGCGGCGCAGGTGAGGCCATTGTGGCCTCCGCCGATGACAATTGCGTCAAACTGGCCTGGGTTCACTGCAGTTGAGACTACCAACGCGGCGAGCCGCCTGCAACAATGGAGGAACCATCTGCCGGGCCGCCATGAGCACGCGTCAACACCTGATCGAGCAACTGCGCGACTATCGCGCCTTCAATTCGCATGAAGAGGCGATGCGCGCGCGCATCCTGGCCTTCGTCGAGGCGCATGACGACTGTTTCGAACGCTCCCTGAGCATTGGGCACATCACGGCATCGGCCTGGGTGTTGAGCCAGGATTCCGCGCGCACCCTGCTCGTGCATCATGCGCGCCTGGACAAATGGCTGCAGCCGGGCGGGCACTGCGACGGCAGCCCGGATGTGCTGGCTTCGGCCATGCGGGAAGTGTTGGAAGAGACGGGCGTGGCGGCCGTACTCGCGCACGAGGGCATCTTCGACGTGGACGCGCACGATATCCCGGCGCGCAAGAATGAAGCTGCCCACGTCCACTACGACGTCCGGTTCCTGTTGAGGGCAGACCAGGGTATCCCGCTGGTGGTGAGCGAGGAGTCGCGCGCCGTGGCCTGGGTGCCTCTGGACGAGGTCCGCCTGTTGAATACAGACGAATCGGTGCTGCGGCTGGTGGAGAAAACGCGGCGCGACGGCGCGTAACTCCGGGCCGTCAGTCGCGGTTAACGCGCCTCGTTCCACCACCACAGCGCGGGCAAGGGTTTGGCGCGCGGCCAGACCTGATCCAGTGTGTCGGCTTCGAAGAGCTCGCCGTCCTTCATCACATACCGGATGGCGGTGGTGTTGTGGATGTCCTCCAGTGGATTCTTCTTCAAGATCACCAGGTCGGCGAGTTTGCCCGGTTCGAGGCTGCCCAGATCCTGGGCCAGGCCCAGCGCTTCGGCTCCATTCAGTGTCGCTGCCCGCAGCGCCTCCAGGTTGGTGAGTTTGCCTGCGTGCAACGACCAGAGCTCCCAGTGATAGCTGAGTCCCTGGAATTCACCGTGTCCGCCGACGCACACCTTGCCCCCGGCGCGCAGGATGGCCGCCGCGCCCTGCGCCGTGGTGGCATTCACATATTCGTCGTTGCGGAACCAGGTCATGCGCGTCCCCTTCTTGTCGAGGATGTCGTGAGGGATGAAGCGCCGGACCTTCGGGTCGTCATGGACGCCCGTTGTCTGGAGGTAGTAATTCTCCGTGCCCGGACCGTCATAGCCCTCGATGATGTAGGTGGGCGTGTAGAAGATGCCCGACCGCGCCACCAGTTGGATGACGTCGTTGTAAAGAGGGAATACCGGGAACTGGTGCTCATTGCCGCTGAAGCCGTCGATGACATGGGTCATGTCCAGCACCATGTCGGCGGCACCTTCGGTGGTGGGCATCATCCCCAGACGCGCCGATGCCTCGGTGACGAACTCGCGTTGGCGCCGGTTGCCGACCATGTAGGACTTCACCATCCGCGTGGCGTAATAGTCCTTGTACCTGGCAATGACGTCGGAGGCCTCATCGGCGGATTGGAAATCGTTGACGTAGAAGATGCCGGGCCCTGTGGAGTAGGCGCGCGGACCCGGAATCGCGCCGGTCTCCACCAGTTCCTGGTAAGGGAAGATGTCATTGGTGAAGGTCTGGGGATCGCGCCCGGTGGTGATGCCGTAGGCGAGGGTGGCGAGAAACCCCCAGTTCTGCAGATCGAGGATGCCGCGCCGCACCTGGAACCAATGGGCGTGGGTATCAATGAACCCGGGCACGATGGTATGGCCCGAGACGTCCATCACCTTCGTGCCGGGCGCGGCATGGGCCGAACCCCGCGGACCGATGGAGACGATGCGGTTGTCGTGGATCAGCAGGTCTGCGTTGGGTAGCACCTCGTCGCCCCGCATGGTGATGACGCGCGCACCCCGCAGGAGAATGGTGCCCTGGACGCGATGCCGGCGCACTTCCACGCTCGCCCGGATCTCGACTGGGTGCAACGCCTTCGCCCACTGATGGCTGTTGGGCTTCGCAGTGCTCGCGGAATTCGAGGCCACGTCCGCCAGCGGCAGGCGGAAGAAGCTCGCCCCCAGCGACCATCCAATGGTCTGGCCGTCGTCGCACCACTGGACCTCGTCGGCGCCCGCCGTGGTCAGCCGCGCGATGGCGACAGAAGGTGCATCGACGTCCAGGCTGATGGGTGTCCCTACCATGGCCTGATTCAGGAGGAAGAGCTGATTGCGGTAGATGGCGAGCGCGCGGTGCCCGTCGGGGCTCATGCACAACGCCACGCCGGGTGAGAACTCAGCACCCCACAGGTTCTTCCCGTGAATGGAGAACGCGGTGCGGCGATCACTGCCGTCCCAGCGCAGGGAGAGGAGACTGTACTCAGCAGCCAGCGGGCCCTGCGACTTCGTATAGGTGACGTGGATGCGTTCCGGGTCGTGCGTGAAGTGGGGCCGGCTGAAGCCCGCCGCCGCCGTGATCACGCTGGCCGCGCCGCCGCCGGCAGGGATCCACACGAGGTCCTGCACATTGATGCCGTGGCCCCATTGATCGGCCTGCGTGATGGCCTGATGCGCGGACGCGCGCAGGGCCACGATCCGCGTAGAGTCGGGCGACCAGGCGATCTCGGCGTAGTAGGCCGGAACCCGGGTGAGCCTCTGCGGCTGGCCGCTGCCGTCCGCGCGGATTTTCCAGATAGCGCCTTCCCCGTTCGCCCAGCTGACATAGGCCAGCCATTGCCCGTCGGGCGACCAGGCGGGGTGAAACTCCGTGCCACCGTCCTGCACCATGCGGCGCGGGGTTCCGTTGTTCACGTCCATGACGTACAAGCGCGTGAGGGCCGAAAAGGCCAGGCGTCTCCCGTCGGGCGAAAGTGATGCCCCCTGGATCACGCGCGCCCGCACAGGCCCCTCCTCAACACGGGCAGGGAAGTGCAGACGGGGACCAAGCTCCCGCCGAACGGTCGCCGTGAACGCGATGGGGACGTCCTTGCCCGTTGTCAGATCCAACCGGTGAAACTGGCCGCCCCAGGAGAGAACAATCTCGCGGCCGCCCGGCAAGAAGGCATAACCGGGCAGAAGGTCGCGGGTGGCGAAGTACGATTCCTGATTGTCGTGCTGGACGGGGGCTTTCAGCCAGCGGTCTTCGCCGGTAGCCAGATCGCGAATCCGCAGGGCCGTCTCGGAATCGCGGCGTGTGGCGTAGATCAGCTTCCGCCCGTCGGGCGAAACACGGGGCCGGAAGGCGCTGCCTTGCTCGTCCGTGATGATGTCTTCCTGCCCGGTCACCAGACTGCGCCGCGCCACCTGCCAGAGGGGGAACTTCACGCCGGAGGAGAAGTAGCCGGACTTCGTCGCGTAGTAGACGTCGTTAGCGCCCGGCGGCACGGCCGGGCCGAGCGCATTGTGCCACTTGTCAGGCGGCGTCGACTCGTTCGCATTGCTCTTCGTGATCTGCACACCCGATCCGCCGTGAACGTCGTATTGCCAGAGCTCGAAGGCGGACCTGTAGAACTCGGGCTTCTTCTGGGAGACGAGGATGAAGTTGCCGTCCGCCGACCACTCCGGTGACACGAACATCGTATGCGGATCGGTGGTGAGAGCCCGGGCATGCGAGCCATCCGCATCGGCCAGCCACAGGTTGTTCGCGCCGCCGCGGTCGCCGACGAATACGATCTGCCTTCCATCCGGCGAGAAGCGCGGCTGGCTGTCGAACTCCAGGCCGGAGGTGATGGCCTTGGCGGTTCCGCCGCTTACCGGCAACGTGTAGAGGTGGCCGGCGAGGTCGAACAGGATGGACTTGCCATCCGGCGCGGCGTCGACCGACATCCAGGTGCCTTCGTTGGTCTGGAACTCCACCACGCGGGTGGGCTTCAAGGGCAGGCCTTGCTCCGGTGGCGGCGCGGCGCCGGGCTGCAGGGCAGAGCAGATTGCGGCCAGTGCCGCGGAGGTGAGGAGTGCTTTGGTGAGAGTAGTCAAGATTACACACCCAGAATGGAAGGACGAGACCATACCCGCCGCCAAGGCCGGGGCCGTGGCGGCGGGCACCGTGAGCCGTTGCTAGAAGATGAACTTCATCGCAAGCTGAATCTGGCGCGACGTGCCGAACCCGAGAGTGGCGCCAAATGTGTTGAAGACCTTCCCGAAGCTGGCCGTTCCGAACGTGGTGTTCGGCTGCCCGAAGTTGGGATGATTCAGGATGTTGAAGATCTCGGCGCGGAATTCCATCCGCTTCCCTTCGCCCATGGGGGTTTGCTTGAGGACGGAGAAGTCCACCTGCGCGAAGCCGGGCCCGTAGATGGTGTTCCGCGCCAGGTTGCCGAACGTGCCGCTGGCCGGCATGGAAAAAGCAGCCGGGTTCAGCCAGTTGTCGATGCTCTTGTCCGCGGCGTAGGGGCTGACTCCGGCCACCGCGTTCGGGCGCTGATTGGTGAAGTTGAAGTTGCCGTAGGTGTTCGTACCCAGATACACCGTGTTGGCGATGCCGCTGTGGAAGATCGCCAGGCTGGCCACCTGCCAACCACTGACGAGAACACTCCCCGCGCCGTGCAGGTTCGAGAGGAAGTGCTGTCCCTGCCCGACCGGCAGTTCATAGTGCAGGTTGTAGGTGACGTTGTGACGCATGTCTCCTGAACTGTTGCCCCGTTCCGACCGGTAGTCGTTGTTGTTCTGCGGTTGTCCGGAATACAGGCCCTGATCCTGCACATCGTCGATCGCGTGAGCCCAGGTGTAGTTGAATGAGCCCTGGACCCCGCGGCGGTACCGCTGCGTCACCGAGACCTGCAGGCTGTGGTAGGCGTTCTGGCCCGAAGCGGTTTCGACATTCACATCCGCGAAGCCCGAGATGGGCCTCCGGCCCAGCGTGGGATCGTAGAAGTTCAGATTCATGTTCCGCCGCAGATTGAGGCCATGGTTTCCGATGTAGGCCACCTGCACCGCGGTGGATTGTCCGAACTGCCGCTCCATCGTGAGATTCCACTGCTGCGCATAGATGTCCGGCTTGCCCCAGGCAAAACCGGCTACCGTGGGTAGCGGCGCCGTGCCCTGCTGCAGGAACGGCGTCAACGGATAGGACAGCGCTGGGATCTGCTGGCGCACGAAGGAGGTGTTGCCCACGATGTTGTTCACCGGGACTGAGTAGGCGCCGAAGCCCACCGGATAGCTCTGGTAGAAGATCCCGTAACCGGAGCGGATCACGAAACCCTTCGCCGGTTGCCAGGCCAGAGCCACGCGCGGGGCGAAATCGAAGCGGTTCGATTCGAAGTACGAACTGCCCGGCGCGCCGAGCGTGTTGCTCCGCGTGTCGAACGACTGCGTCTTTTCGCCCGGATCGTACGGTGGAGTCTCGTAGTCGTAGCGGATGCCGTAGTCGAGCGTGAGGCCCTTGCGCAGTTGCCAGGTGTCCTGCAGAAACGCGTTCGCCTGGTAGGCCCAGGTGGCGTGCCCGGGATCGCCCACGCTCACCGATGCGCTGGCGGCGCTGTTGTTGATGAAGTCCTGGATCGAGGTGAACGTGATGGACGATGTCGGAATCGACTTCCGGTCCACCTGAATGCGGTAGACGGCGGCGCCCCATTTGATGCTGTGCGCTCCGGTGGTCAGGCTCATTGTATCGCTCACCTGATAGCTGGAGCTGTTTGTGCGTGTCCGGCCGCGCGTGCCGGGAACGATGGTCAAGCCCGTCACGGAAAGCAGCGGATAGGGGTTGTCGGAAATGAGTTGGCTGCCCCAACGCTGCATGCCCGCCAGGAACTCGTTCAGAAACGTCGGAGTGATGATGTGCTCATCGTGTACGGCGACATTCGAAGTGCGGATGGGCACGTTCTGGAAGTCCTGCAGGCCCAGGGCGCTGGTGGTGACTCCGAACAACGGCCCGAAAACGTGCGAGTCATTCACATTCACACGCACATAGGCGAAGTTGCTGTCGTTGAAGCGGTGATCCAGACGCACGCTGGCCGTGTCTTCGCGCACCTGCGAAACCGCTGTGGTGGTGTAGTTGTCCACATACTGGTTGCTGGTGGAACTCGTCCCCAACGGGTATTCCGCAATCAGCGGGGCCAGCGCGGGCGAGGTGGAGACTACCGATTGGCGCAGGAAAGCGCTGGGCGTCGTGCCTGAGCCGGTGATGCCGATCCGCTGCCGCGAGCCCTCATAGTTCGCGAAGAAGAACGACTTGTTGGCCCGGATGGGTCCGCTGATGTTGCCGCCGAAATCGTTGAAGCGGTACTTCGCCTGCGGGCTCGGTTGCTTGTTGAAAAAGTTGCGTGCGTCCAGGAAGTCGTTGCGGAAGAACTCGTAGAAATCGCCATGGAACGCGTTGGAGCCGCTCTTGGTGGCGATGTTGACGAACGAGCCGGCCGCACGGCCATACTCGGCGCGGTAGTTGCTGGTCTGCACCCGGAACTCGGCGATGGTGTCCAGGCTGCCCGTCAGCAGCCGGGCGCCGCGCTCGAAGCCGTTGGCCATGTACGGTTGGTCGACACGAGTCGCGTCGACGCCGTCAATGGCGAACTGGTTGTGAACCGTGTGCTGCCCGTTGAACGAAATGTCGGAGATGTAGTTGCTACGCGCCACCGCGCCCGGCGACAGCAGGCTGAACCGCGCATAGTCGCGGCCGTTGATTGGCAGGCCGACCACGTCGCTGTTGCTGAACGTGGCACCGGCTCCGTTGCTCGCATCGGACAGCGGGGTTTCGTCGGTCACCTGAATCACCTGTGTGGTGGCCCCCGGCGACAGCGTGAATTCGAGCCTCACCGTTTCGCCGACGTTCACTTTTACGTTGGGGCGTTCGGACGTCTGGAAGTTCGTCTGTGACGCGCTGACATCGTACGCGCCAATGGCGATATTGGCGATTGTGAATCGCCCTTCGTTGCCGGTGTTCACCTGACGTTTGTTGCCGTTGGCGGTGTTGGTAGCAGTCACCGTGGCGCCCGCGATGACCGCGCCGGAACTGTCCAGAACCTGGCCCACCAGGTTGCCGGCGGTTTGGGCGGTCGCGGTGCCCAGGCCCGCTCCGGCTAGCAGCAACACTGCCAGCAGTCTTCTGCGATTTGACTCTCTCATGAGAAGCCTCCTTGGATTTGAACTTGTTGTCTGTTCAGGCCGCGCAGCCTGGTGCGGCGAGCCAGACGGGTCTCGTGGCGGCAGGGCCTGAAGTACTGGCTGACGGGGCGTGCGGCGTGTCTGGGCCGCAGGCCTGGCGGCATATCTGAAAGCCCGTAACGGGACCACGCGGCGCGTCGGCGGAGACGCGCGGTTCAGAGCCGGTGCCCTGCTATTGGCAGGTGTCGCACCGGCCCGCCGGGTGGCCATCCTGGTCCCGGCCGGCGCAAAGCTCGCTCAGAGCCCGCAACAGGCGGGCCCGCGTGGCGGCTGCCTCGCTCAACAGGGCGGGGCCGGAGAGCACCACCGGCTCGGTGGTCTCTTCCACGACAAACAGACGTCGAAATGTTGTATGAAGCCCTTCGAGATCGCTCACCATGGAAGCGGCGAGAGCCTGCCAGGGACGGCACGGTCCACCGGATGACGTTTCCCCCGCCTCGGGCGTTGCCTTGCGGCGCAGCATCTCATCCAACGGGTTGGATACACCCGCCAGATAGGCCGCGCCGGAGCTCCTCAGGTCCTCGGCGTACCACGCGGCGAGCGCGTCCACCCGGCCACGGACATCCGGCGGCAGCGACGTCCACTGCGGTCCGCTGTAGCGTTCCGCCAGCCGCCGCAACGCTTTTGCCGTTGGCAGCACGGCGAAGTACGACTCACGCACGGCGTTGAGCTGGCGGTTCGCCGCGTCCATGCCATGAGCGTAGTCCCACAGTTCCTTGGCTAGCGGCGGGGTGGTGGAGTAGATCCGGGCCGGAGCAGGTGAAGCCGTCAACGGCACAGCCTCCAACATAGCCGCCGAAGCGTCGGCAATCTCGGTGTGCGCCAGCGGAATCGATTGGATCGCGCGGATCAACTCAAGCCGCCGCCCCGATGATTCGGCGATGGCCCGCACGCTGAGCCCGCCGTCGGCGCGCCGGATCTCCGGAATTTCATTGCGGTCCGCGCCGATACGGTGCAGCGCCTCGCGCACCGCAATCTCCGCTCGTTCCACCGCGAACTCCTGCGGCTCCTGTGGAGGACGAGCATGGGCGGCCGGCAGCGCCGCAGTGACGGCGGCCTCTGCGGCCTCCTCGCCGGCCCGCACTTCATACGAGATCTGCCGTACAGCGAGCCCCGATGCGTCGGAGAACTCGACGTGTTTCGCGATGGGCCGCCAATCCGCGCGCCGCACAATCAGCGACGCCGCCACAATCGTGTCGCGACCGGCCTCGGTGCGTAGCGTAATAGCATCCGGTGACTCCTCAATTGTGTCCTTCCGGCTTCCCAACCCATCGTGCCAGCGTTCAAACGCCTCGACGCCCATCGGATCGTCCCACGAAATCGGCCCGTCCTCCATCCGCGGCAACGCGAGTGTGTCACCTGGCAAGGACGCAAGTTGAGCCGTGGGCCGCCGGCCCGGCTGAATGGTGATCTCACGCTGCTGAACCCGCTGGCCGTACCGGATCTCCACCCGCTCGTGGATCACGCGCCGGTCGGCGCTGGAACCGGTCGACCGCGCCAGGCGCGCGCGCTGCAGGAACACGGCGGCCGTGATTCTTGGCGGTTCAGCCAGCGGCAGCAGCACCAGCAACAGGATGGTGCTCGCAGCCACGAAGACAGAGGCGTAGCGGGCACGATTCAACGCAAACGCCGTGATCATCTCCGCGGCCGCTCTGCGCAAGGTAGTAAACGGCCCGCTGTCGCGCCGTCCTGGCTGCTGCCGCGCCAACGCCGTCGCCAACCGCTGGCGGCCGCCTTCCGGCGGCGGATCCTGCGCGGCCAATTCCTTGTTGCGCCACGCGATGAGCTGAGTGATCGCCTGTTCCATCTGCCGCAGCCGCGCGCGGCACGACCAGCAGGCTTCGATGTGCGTGGTCGCCTCCTGCTGGCGGGCGGGAGGCACCTCGCCATCCAGCATTCGCAGCAGGAGTTCGTCGTCGAGGTGGGTGGGCACGCCGCTATTCATTCAGCACCTCGATCAACCGCCCCGTGGCCCGCTGCAATTGGTTGGCTACGGTCGAAATGGGCAACCCCAGCACTTGGGAGATTTCGCGGTAACGCAAGCCCTCCGCGCGCAGGTGCAGACAGCGCTGCTGTTGTTCCGGCAAAGCAAGCACGGCGGCCCGCACCCGGCGCAACGACTCTTCCTTCAGCATCTTCTCTTCGACTTCCAAGGGGCCCAGCGCTGCCCTCGCGTCCGCCAGCACCCGCAGGTCCTCGGCGCTCATCCGCACTTCCGCGTCGCGCCGCTTCAGCGACACCGCCAGATTGTGGGCAACACGAAAGAGCCAGGCGCGCACCGTCTCGGCGCGGATCTTCTCCTTGTTCGAATGCAGGCGCAGGAATGACTCCTGAACCACGTCTTCTGCCTCCTGCGAATTCAAACGAAGACACAACAGGTACCGGTGCAGCGGGTCGCGGATCTGGTCGTAGAGCTGCAGGATCGCCAGAGGAGATCCAGGCTCCGACGCCTGGTTCGTCGACTCCTCGCCGCCCGCGAAGGCAGACTCGGCGGAATTGAAACCAGCATCGGCGAACCATGTCATTCGTGGCGCCCCGCTTCCAGCATTCTGCTCATCCCCAGCACTTCTTCCAATACGCGCGAGCACGGCCTTTTTACAACCGTGTGTCAATAGATTCGCTGGATGCGGGCAAAGTTGCGCGGGCGGCGATGATTTCGCCCGTCATTCGCTGAAGGCGGAGGGACGCCCGCGCGAAATGTAGTGGAGCCAGCTAAATGTTGGAACCGGAAAGGATACTTCGCGGCGCGCCGCCGCTCACGCCTCATCCAGCACGCGCCGGACCCGGTTCACCAGTTCATCCACCGTAAACGGCTTCGGCAGAAACCGGGCGCCCGGCGACAGCAGGCCGCGGCGGATGGCCTGTTCCTCGGAGTGGCCCGAGATGTAGAGAACCTTCAGCCCAGGTACGCGGCCGCGGAGCGTTTCCGCCAGCGGGCCGCCTCCCGCATCCGGCAGATTCACGTCGGTGAGCAGAAGTTGGATGTGCGCCTCTGGACGTCCCGCGATCTCTTCCGCCTCCTTGCCGTTGGATGCCTCCAGTACCTGATAGCCGCGCTTGCGCAGGATTGTCGTGATGAGGCGGCGGATGCCCTCTTCGTCCTCGACCAGGAGGATCGTTTCCGTTCCGGCGGGCGTGGCTGCGGCGCTCACGGCAACCGCCTCTGGCGCTCCCTCAACGCGGGGCAGGCAGATAGTAAAAGTAGAGCCATGGTGCAACGTGCTCTTTACCCGAATGATACCGCCGCCTTGATTGACGATTCGCTGCACCGTCGCAAGGCCCAGGCCCGTGCCCCCTGCCTTCGTCGTGAAGAACGGTTCGAAGAGCCGCTGTTTGGCGGCCGCGTCCATGCCGCAGCCGTTGTCTCTCACCGTAATCACAGAGTATTGGCCGGCCTGCGCGTGGGATTCTTCCGGGTTCAGGGCGGCGCGCCGCGTCGAGATGTGGATCGTGCCACCACGGCCGCGCAGCGCGTCCCGCGCATTCAGGACGAGATTGACCAGCACCTGATCGATGCGGCCACGCTCCATCGAGACGAAGCCGGCGCGGGGTGAGAG is a window from the uncultured Paludibaculum sp. genome containing:
- a CDS encoding RNA polymerase sigma factor translates to MTWFADAGFNSAESAFAGGEESTNQASEPGSPLAILQLYDQIRDPLHRYLLCLRLNSQEAEDVVQESFLRLHSNKEKIRAETVRAWLFRVAHNLAVSLKRRDAEVRMSAEDLRVLADARAALGPLEVEEKMLKEESLRRVRAAVLALPEQQQRCLHLRAEGLRYREISQVLGLPISTVANQLQRATGRLIEVLNE
- a CDS encoding carboxypeptidase regulatory-like domain-containing protein, which gives rise to MRESNRRRLLAVLLLAGAGLGTATAQTAGNLVGQVLDSSGAVIAGATVTATNTANGNKRQVNTGNEGRFTIANIAIGAYDVSASQTNFQTSERPNVKVNVGETVRLEFTLSPGATTQVIQVTDETPLSDASNGAGATFSNSDVVGLPINGRDYARFSLLSPGAVARSNYISDISFNGQHTVHNQFAIDGVDATRVDQPYMANGFERGARLLTGSLDTIAEFRVQTSNYRAEYGRAAGSFVNIATKSGSNAFHGDFYEFFRNDFLDARNFFNKQPSPQAKYRFNDFGGNISGPIRANKSFFFANYEGSRQRIGITGSGTTPSAFLRQSVVSTSPALAPLIAEYPLGTSSTSNQYVDNYTTTAVSQVREDTASVRLDHRFNDSNFAYVRVNVNDSHVFGPLFGVTTSALGLQDFQNVPIRTSNVAVHDEHIITPTFLNEFLAGMQRWGSQLISDNPYPLLSVTGLTIVPGTRGRTRTNSSSYQVSDTMSLTTGAHSIKWGAAVYRIQVDRKSIPTSSITFTSIQDFINNSAASASVSVGDPGHATWAYQANAFLQDTWQLRKGLTLDYGIRYDYETPPYDPGEKTQSFDTRSNTLGAPGSSYFESNRFDFAPRVALAWQPAKGFVIRSGYGIFYQSYPVGFGAYSVPVNNIVGNTSFVRQQIPALSYPLTPFLQQGTAPLPTVAGFAWGKPDIYAQQWNLTMERQFGQSTAVQVAYIGNHGLNLRRNMNLNFYDPTLGRRPISGFADVNVETASGQNAYHSLQVSVTQRYRRGVQGSFNYTWAHAIDDVQDQGLYSGQPQNNNDYRSERGNSSGDMRHNVTYNLHYELPVGQGQHFLSNLHGAGSVLVSGWQVASLAIFHSGIANTVYLGTNTYGNFNFTNQRPNAVAGVSPYAADKSIDNWLNPAAFSMPASGTFGNLARNTIYGPGFAQVDFSVLKQTPMGEGKRMEFRAEIFNILNHPNFGQPNTTFGTASFGKVFNTFGATLGFGTSRQIQLAMKFIF
- a CDS encoding amidohydrolase family protein produces the protein MTTLTKALLTSAALAAICSALQPGAAPPPEQGLPLKPTRVVEFQTNEGTWMSVDAAPDGKSILFDLAGHLYTLPVSGGTAKAITSGLEFDSQPRFSPDGRQIVFVGDRGGANNLWLADADGSHARALTTDPHTMFVSPEWSADGNFILVSQKKPEFYRSAFELWQYDVHGGSGVQITKSNANESTPPDKWHNALGPAVPPGANDVYYATKSGYFSSGVKFPLWQVARRSLVTGQEDIITDEQGSAFRPRVSPDGRKLIYATRRDSETALRIRDLATGEDRWLKAPVQHDNQESYFATRDLLPGYAFLPGGREIVLSWGGQFHRLDLTTGKDVPIAFTATVRRELGPRLHFPARVEEGPVRARVIQGASLSPDGRRLAFSALTRLYVMDVNNGTPRRMVQDGGTEFHPAWSPDGQWLAYVSWANGEGAIWKIRADGSGQPQRLTRVPAYYAEIAWSPDSTRIVALRASAHQAITQADQWGHGINVQDLVWIPAGGGAASVITAAAGFSRPHFTHDPERIHVTYTKSQGPLAAEYSLLSLRWDGSDRRTAFSIHGKNLWGAEFSPGVALCMSPDGHRALAIYRNQLFLLNQAMVGTPISLDVDAPSVAIARLTTAGADEVQWCDDGQTIGWSLGASFFRLPLADVASNSASTAKPNSHQWAKALHPVEIRASVEVRRHRVQGTILLRGARVITMRGDEVLPNADLLIHDNRIVSIGPRGSAHAAPGTKVMDVSGHTIVPGFIDTHAHWFQVRRGILDLQNWGFLATLAYGITTGRDPQTFTNDIFPYQELVETGAIPGPRAYSTGPGIFYVNDFQSADEASDVIARYKDYYATRMVKSYMVGNRRQREFVTEASARLGMMPTTEGAADMVLDMTHVIDGFSGNEHQFPVFPLYNDVIQLVARSGIFYTPTYIIEGYDGPGTENYYLQTTGVHDDPKVRRFIPHDILDKKGTRMTWFRNDEYVNATTAQGAAAILRAGGKVCVGGHGEFQGLSYHWELWSLHAGKLTNLEALRAATLNGAEALGLAQDLGSLEPGKLADLVILKKNPLEDIHNTTAIRYVMKDGELFEADTLDQVWPRAKPLPALWWWNEAR